In Methylotenera sp. L2L1, the following proteins share a genomic window:
- a CDS encoding OsmC domain/YcaO domain-containing protein, with the protein MEIKVNFLDKLRLEAKFDDFTVIADQPIRYKGDGSAPGPFDYFLASSALCAAYFVKLYCNTRNIPTENIRLSHNNIVDPENRYQQIFKIQVELPPDISDKDRQGILRSIERCTVKKVVQAGPEFIIEEVANLDADAQALLMVNPSADTHTYITGKDLPLEQTIANMSGLLASLGIKIEIASWRNIIPNVWSLHIRDAHSPMCFTNGKGSTKESALASALGEYIERLSNNHFYAGSYWGEDIANAAFVHYPNERWFKPGRKDALPKEILDDYCLEIYNPDGELRGSHLVDTNSGNAARGICSLPYVRQSDGEVVYFPSNLIENLYVSNGMSAGNTLAEAQVQCLSEIFERAVKREILEGEISLPDVPQEVLAKYPSILAGIQGLEEQGFPVLVKDASLGGEYPVMCVTLMNPRTGGVFASFGAHPSLEVALERSLTELLQGRSLEGLNDLPQPTFASEAVTEPNNFVEHFIDSSGIVSWRFFSAKSDYEFVEWDFSGQGQEGKPSDSNAEEAATLFGILEAMGKEAYVAVYDQLGATACRILVPGYSEVYPVEDLVWDNTNKALLFRKDILNLHQLDDASLEALLERLENNELDDYGDIATLIGIQFDENTDWGQLTVLELKLLIHLALQQFEEAHELVGAFLQYNDNTLERGLFYQALNVVLEVLLDDDLALEDYEVNFRRMFGNARMDAVIGSVEGNVRFFGLAPTSMKLEGLDRHHRLIDSYKKLHAARANMAATTS; encoded by the coding sequence ATGGAAATTAAAGTCAACTTTCTCGATAAGCTACGTCTTGAAGCCAAGTTCGATGACTTCACGGTGATTGCCGACCAGCCTATCCGCTATAAAGGCGATGGCTCAGCCCCCGGCCCCTTTGATTACTTTTTGGCTTCATCAGCCTTGTGCGCTGCTTATTTCGTGAAGTTGTACTGCAACACGCGCAATATACCTACCGAAAATATCCGCCTTTCACACAATAATATTGTTGATCCGGAAAACCGTTACCAGCAGATTTTCAAGATTCAGGTGGAGTTGCCTCCAGATATTTCCGACAAAGACCGCCAGGGTATCTTGCGCTCCATCGAGCGTTGTACGGTTAAAAAAGTAGTGCAGGCCGGCCCCGAGTTTATTATTGAAGAAGTAGCTAACCTAGATGCCGATGCGCAGGCCTTGCTAATGGTGAACCCATCTGCTGATACGCACACTTATATCACTGGCAAAGACTTACCCTTAGAGCAAACCATCGCCAATATGTCGGGGCTGCTGGCGAGCTTGGGCATCAAGATTGAAATCGCTTCATGGCGCAATATCATTCCTAATGTGTGGTCACTGCATATCCGTGATGCGCACTCGCCAATGTGCTTCACTAACGGAAAAGGATCAACCAAGGAAAGCGCGTTGGCGTCGGCTTTGGGCGAGTATATCGAGCGACTGAGTAACAACCATTTCTACGCCGGCTCATACTGGGGTGAAGATATCGCCAATGCAGCATTCGTGCATTACCCGAACGAGCGCTGGTTCAAGCCAGGCCGCAAAGATGCGCTGCCGAAAGAGATTCTGGATGATTACTGTTTAGAGATTTACAACCCAGATGGCGAGCTGCGCGGTTCGCATCTGGTCGACACCAATTCTGGCAATGCAGCACGCGGGATCTGTTCGTTGCCATATGTGCGTCAGTCGGACGGTGAAGTCGTCTATTTTCCATCCAACCTGATTGAAAACCTCTACGTCAGCAATGGCATGAGTGCAGGCAATACGCTGGCAGAAGCGCAAGTGCAATGCCTGTCAGAGATATTCGAACGCGCGGTGAAACGTGAAATTCTGGAAGGCGAAATCAGCTTGCCTGATGTGCCGCAGGAAGTACTGGCAAAGTATCCTAGTATTCTAGCCGGCATTCAGGGCTTGGAAGAGCAAGGCTTTCCAGTTCTGGTAAAAGATGCATCGCTGGGCGGTGAATACCCGGTGATGTGCGTTACCTTGATGAACCCGCGCACCGGCGGCGTGTTTGCCTCGTTCGGCGCGCACCCAAGCCTAGAAGTTGCGCTGGAACGCAGCCTGACCGAACTACTGCAAGGGCGCAGTTTAGAAGGCCTCAACGATTTACCACAGCCGACTTTTGCCAGTGAAGCGGTGACCGAACCCAATAACTTTGTGGAACACTTTATTGATTCCAGCGGCATCGTGTCGTGGCGCTTTTTCAGTGCCAAATCCGATTATGAGTTTGTGGAGTGGGATTTTTCTGGCCAAGGCCAAGAAGGCAAACCTAGTGACTCTAATGCCGAGGAAGCTGCAACCTTGTTCGGCATTCTCGAAGCCATGGGCAAAGAAGCCTACGTGGCGGTGTATGACCAGCTAGGCGCCACTGCTTGTCGAATCTTGGTGCCTGGCTACTCGGAAGTGTATCCGGTAGAAGATCTGGTGTGGGATAACACCAACAAGGCGCTGTTGTTCCGCAAAGATATCTTAAACCTGCATCAGCTAGATGACGCCAGCTTGGAAGCACTGCTGGAGCGTTTAGAGAATAACGAGCTGGATGACTATGGCGATATCGCCACCTTAATCGGCATCCAATTTGACGAGAATACAGACTGGGGGCAGCTCACCGTGCTGGAGTTGAAGCTGCTGATTCATCTCGCCTTACAGCAATTTGAAGAGGCGCATGAGCTAGTAGGCGCCTTCCTGCAATACAACGACAACACGCTAGAACGCGGATTGTTTTATCAGGCATTAAATGTGGTGTTAGAGGTACTGCTGGATGACGACCTAGCGCTAGAAGACTACGAAGTCAACTTCCGCCGCATGTTCGGCAATGCCCGTATGGATGCCGTCATTGGCTCTGTGGAAGGCAATGTGCGCTTCTTCGGCCTGGCGCCAACCAGCATGAAACTGGAAGGGCTAGACAGGCACCACCGTCTGATCGACAGCTATAAAAAATTGCATGCGGCACGCGCCAATATGGCAGCCACCACAAGTTAA
- a CDS encoding DedA family protein/thiosulfate sulfurtransferase GlpE: MGYIADLIEQYGLVIVFINVLLEQLGLPIPAYPTLVISGALISPEKFSFSVLLLTAIFAAVIADTFWYFTGRKYGTKVMGKLCKISLSPDTCVSQSQSLYLKIGSPALLVCKFIPGFASISSALAGSTGTKLITFLIMDGLGAALWAGSALWLGSLFSTAIDDLMNILVEMGKWGTLLVLFALIAFVASKWWERKRFIKDLRMARISVDELNTLLANGETPIILDTRAPHLIQDGWIPGAQFASLEALDQLVLEMNDNDPVVLYCSCPNEITAAKIAKALMARGYYNVKPLTGGIDAWRDAGYEVTNT; this comes from the coding sequence ATGGGGTATATCGCAGATTTAATTGAACAATACGGATTGGTCATTGTATTTATTAATGTCCTGCTGGAACAACTAGGATTGCCTATTCCGGCCTACCCAACACTTGTGATTTCAGGCGCATTAATTAGCCCAGAGAAATTCTCTTTTTCAGTGCTGTTATTAACTGCCATTTTTGCGGCTGTCATTGCAGATACTTTCTGGTATTTTACAGGGAGAAAATATGGAACAAAGGTCATGGGTAAGCTCTGCAAGATATCTTTATCTCCAGATACCTGTGTTAGCCAATCTCAATCACTGTATTTAAAAATTGGCTCACCTGCTTTACTGGTATGCAAATTCATTCCGGGATTCGCATCCATTTCCAGCGCGCTAGCTGGCTCTACTGGCACTAAGTTAATTACTTTCCTCATCATGGATGGACTTGGCGCAGCATTATGGGCTGGCTCGGCACTATGGCTAGGCTCACTATTTAGCACAGCGATAGATGACCTGATGAATATCCTCGTAGAGATGGGTAAATGGGGCACTTTGCTGGTTTTATTCGCACTTATTGCCTTCGTTGCCTCTAAATGGTGGGAGCGAAAACGCTTTATCAAAGATTTACGTATGGCACGTATCAGTGTGGATGAGTTGAACACTCTGCTGGCTAACGGTGAAACGCCAATTATTTTGGATACGCGAGCACCTCATCTCATTCAGGACGGATGGATTCCTGGTGCGCAATTTGCCTCCTTAGAAGCTTTAGATCAATTGGTGCTCGAAATGAATGACAATGACCCTGTCGTACTTTACTGCTCATGTCCAAATGAAATAACGGCAGCTAAAATTGCTAAAGCGCTGATGGCAAGGGGCTACTACAATGTAAAACCACTTACTGGCGGCATTGATGCATGGCGTGATGCAGGCTATGAAGTAACAAATACATAG
- a CDS encoding RelA/SpoT family protein — protein sequence MIHGSSSLQIPALSDHDTQVWIDSLSKYLSTDEVELIRQACELATLAYAAHTESTGVPLLQHATGTAAILISLNMDAETIIATILYAAPAHIDNWQETLKARFGSNIVSLVEGILRIEQVQEFSEFDDLQVQDKENGDHSRQIESLRKMLLAMVQDIRVVLIKLAERTQTLRYLAGASEAQQKQIARGIQGVFSPLANRLGVWQLKWEMEDLSLRYLEPQLYKEVAKLLDSRRVDREQYIQHVEDTLKQKLAQAGIKAEVSGRPKHIYSIINKMRRKHLDFEQLFDVRAVRILVDDVKDCYTALSLVQTLWQAIPGEFDDYIARPKSNNYRSLHTAVNGPEGLALEVQIRTFEMHEHSELGVAAHWRYKEGGKSDIVLDEKIAWLRQILAWKEAPKDSGDILEEFKTELFQDNVYVFTPQGRVVDLPKDATPIDFAYALHTDLGHRTRGAKVDGHIVPLNYKLQNAERVEILTTKLGSPSRDWLSPTLGYLKSASARAKVRHWFKHQLVEENITQGRAKLDKELHRSGVGAVNQEKIAQKLHFTKLEDCLNAIGRGDVSEHQIATAIQEVMNPKPVEKVSHVAVRKMPAQLTATEVTIEGIDNLQTNMAKCCKPVFPEPIVGYVTCDRGVTIHRQACTFIRRLGDERQDRLLNAQWRTGKTHD from the coding sequence ATGATTCATGGCTCCAGCTCATTACAAATTCCAGCTTTATCTGATCACGATACGCAAGTATGGATAGATTCGTTATCGAAGTATTTATCAACTGATGAGGTTGAGCTAATACGCCAAGCTTGCGAGCTTGCAACCTTGGCGTATGCCGCACATACCGAATCAACAGGAGTTCCGTTGTTACAGCATGCAACGGGCACCGCCGCCATACTGATTAGCTTGAATATGGATGCGGAGACCATTATCGCGACCATTTTGTATGCGGCACCTGCGCATATCGATAATTGGCAGGAAACCTTAAAAGCAAGGTTTGGCAGCAATATTGTCAGCTTAGTAGAAGGTATTTTGCGCATAGAGCAAGTGCAGGAGTTCAGTGAGTTTGACGATCTGCAGGTGCAAGATAAGGAAAATGGCGATCATAGCCGGCAGATTGAAAGCCTGCGCAAGATGCTGCTGGCGATGGTGCAGGATATTCGTGTGGTGCTGATTAAATTGGCGGAACGCACACAAACACTGCGCTACTTAGCGGGCGCCAGTGAAGCACAGCAAAAGCAGATAGCACGCGGTATTCAAGGTGTTTTTTCGCCATTGGCAAATCGGCTTGGGGTGTGGCAACTTAAATGGGAGATGGAGGATCTATCTCTGCGTTACTTAGAGCCACAGCTTTACAAAGAAGTGGCGAAGCTACTGGATTCACGCCGTGTTGACCGAGAGCAATATATCCAACATGTTGAGGATACACTGAAGCAGAAATTGGCTCAGGCCGGGATTAAGGCCGAAGTGTCTGGCCGCCCTAAACATATTTACAGCATTATCAACAAAATGCGGCGCAAACATCTAGATTTTGAACAGTTGTTTGATGTGCGCGCGGTGCGTATTTTGGTGGATGACGTGAAAGACTGCTATACCGCGCTCAGTTTGGTACAAACCTTATGGCAGGCGATTCCGGGTGAGTTTGATGATTACATCGCACGCCCTAAAAGTAACAACTATCGCTCACTGCACACCGCGGTGAATGGCCCAGAAGGGTTGGCGTTAGAGGTGCAGATTCGTACCTTTGAAATGCATGAGCACTCCGAGCTTGGTGTGGCTGCACATTGGCGCTATAAAGAAGGCGGTAAGTCTGACATTGTGCTGGATGAAAAAATCGCTTGGTTACGCCAAATATTGGCATGGAAAGAGGCGCCCAAAGATAGCGGTGACATACTTGAAGAGTTCAAGACCGAGTTGTTTCAGGACAATGTGTATGTATTTACGCCGCAAGGGCGAGTTGTTGATTTGCCTAAAGACGCGACGCCTATCGACTTTGCATACGCCTTACATACGGACCTAGGGCACCGCACGCGTGGCGCCAAAGTGGATGGTCATATCGTACCGCTCAATTACAAATTACAGAATGCGGAGCGGGTAGAAATTCTGACGACTAAGCTTGGGTCACCTAGCCGAGATTGGTTAAGCCCGACGCTTGGTTATTTAAAAAGTGCAAGTGCACGCGCTAAGGTGAGGCATTGGTTTAAACACCAGCTAGTAGAAGAAAACATTACGCAAGGCCGCGCGAAGCTAGATAAAGAGCTACATCGCTCGGGCGTGGGCGCTGTGAATCAGGAAAAAATCGCACAGAAACTGCACTTTACTAAGCTGGAAGATTGTTTAAATGCGATTGGTCGTGGTGATGTGAGTGAACACCAGATAGCTACGGCGATTCAAGAGGTGATGAATCCAAAACCGGTTGAGAAGGTTAGTCATGTGGCTGTGAGAAAAATGCCAGCACAATTAACGGCAACAGAAGTGACGATAGAGGGTATCGATAACTTACAGACCAATATGGCGAAATGCTGCAAACCGGTTTTTCCGGAGCCGATAGTCGGCTATGTGACATGCGATCGCGGCGTGACTATCCATCGTCAGGCTTGCACATTTATTAGACGTTTAGGTGACGAACGCCAAGACCGTCTGCTGAATGCACAATGGCGAACTGGCAAAACTCACGACTAG
- a CDS encoding sensor domain-containing diguanylate cyclase, translating into MSTNQRWKLKCFVAATITVLMVFLFFNHFLNLQKQKLKADETLKSSVYGSLLWIEVDRELNSVLFISNGMASFISAYRDDLRPEKIKFILKDLWERSKHVRNLGVAVGYKLTYVYPEANNLKIIGKDFRDIPQQWPKVKQAVDTRQGVFDGPVDLIQGGQGFIYRYPIYLDDKYWGIMSTVINTDDFLKAAFKNTPKNHQFAIRTHDSKKVFYGDPQLFADKNTYKQTSIVPNGKWEWAIKNHSNTFTDQFIIYQMIGVLLSLLCGVTVYRMTQAIRMLSEQAMLDSLTHLPNRRLLQDRMDVAYHSCKRLHKMMAVLIIDIDYFKKINDTYGHDFGDEVLKVVANGIKATLRDSDTVSRVGGDEFIVLLKEFKVLDNVHAIAHKLTEVFASPWLVLDKEITIHLSIGISVFNPDDPVSIKQLLKEADIALYDSKAQGRNRFNFYQK; encoded by the coding sequence ATGAGTACCAATCAGAGGTGGAAGCTTAAGTGCTTCGTCGCAGCTACAATCACGGTGCTGATGGTATTCCTTTTCTTTAACCACTTCCTTAATCTGCAAAAGCAGAAGTTGAAAGCAGATGAAACATTAAAGTCGTCTGTTTATGGCAGCCTGCTTTGGATCGAAGTAGACCGTGAATTAAATTCAGTTTTGTTCATTTCTAATGGGATGGCTAGTTTCATCTCCGCATACAGGGATGATCTTCGGCCAGAAAAAATTAAATTCATTCTTAAAGATTTATGGGAACGCTCAAAGCACGTCCGTAATTTAGGGGTGGCCGTGGGTTATAAATTAACTTACGTTTATCCGGAGGCGAATAATTTAAAAATCATTGGGAAGGATTTTCGCGATATCCCCCAGCAATGGCCAAAGGTAAAGCAAGCAGTTGATACCCGCCAGGGTGTTTTTGATGGGCCTGTAGACTTAATACAGGGTGGGCAAGGCTTTATTTATCGCTACCCGATATACCTAGATGACAAGTACTGGGGCATTATGTCTACGGTTATCAATACCGATGATTTTTTGAAGGCAGCATTCAAAAATACGCCAAAAAATCATCAATTCGCCATCCGAACACATGATAGTAAAAAAGTGTTTTATGGGGATCCGCAATTGTTTGCAGATAAAAACACCTATAAGCAAACCAGTATTGTGCCGAATGGCAAATGGGAGTGGGCGATTAAAAACCATTCCAACACATTTACCGATCAATTTATTATTTACCAGATGATTGGGGTCTTACTCAGCCTATTATGCGGAGTGACGGTTTATCGCATGACACAAGCAATACGCATGCTATCTGAGCAAGCCATGCTGGATAGTCTGACCCATTTACCAAACCGCAGGTTGTTACAGGATCGTATGGATGTTGCATATCACTCCTGTAAACGCTTACATAAGATGATGGCAGTCCTAATCATCGATATCGATTACTTCAAAAAAATTAATGATACGTATGGTCATGATTTTGGGGATGAAGTTCTTAAGGTGGTTGCTAATGGCATCAAAGCCACGTTGCGTGATAGTGATACAGTGAGCCGCGTAGGGGGGGATGAATTTATTGTATTACTGAAAGAATTTAAAGTGTTAGATAATGTGCATGCAATCGCGCATAAGCTGACGGAAGTATTTGCTAGCCCATGGTTAGTGTTGGATAAAGAAATCACTATTCATTTGAGCATAGGCATCTCAGTTTTCAATCCAGACGACCCTGTCAGCATTAAACAGCTGTTGAAAGAAGCGGATATTGCTTTGTATGATTCAAAAGCGCAGGGTCGGAACAGATTTAATTTTTATCAGAAATAG
- a CDS encoding peroxiredoxin: MSTISVETAPIKLELNATVLDFEAQTRAGVIRLSEWAKDKWVILFSHPADFTPVCTTEFIEFAKRQNKFNQKNVLLLGCSVDSIYSHIAWARNIQDKFNVKIDFPIIADLDQRVSRLYGMIHEHSSNTFTVRCVFFIDPKRVLRAMIYYPMNVGRNFDEIMRVIDALQMADANKVVCPANWMDGKDVMIPAPITMGDAERRAESKDYQVTDWYFAMKKMPETLLRKGD; the protein is encoded by the coding sequence ATGAGCACAATTTCAGTTGAAACCGCCCCTATCAAGTTAGAGTTGAATGCTACTGTGCTCGACTTTGAGGCGCAGACGAGGGCTGGCGTTATCCGCTTGTCAGAGTGGGCAAAGGATAAGTGGGTGATTTTATTCTCACATCCTGCAGATTTCACCCCAGTCTGCACTACTGAATTCATCGAGTTTGCTAAAAGACAGAATAAGTTTAATCAAAAGAACGTGCTTTTGCTCGGTTGTTCGGTAGATAGTATTTATAGCCACATTGCTTGGGCACGTAACATTCAAGATAAATTCAACGTCAAAATAGACTTTCCCATTATTGCTGATTTAGACCAACGCGTTTCTAGGCTATACGGCATGATTCACGAACACAGCAGCAACACATTTACAGTACGGTGCGTTTTCTTTATTGACCCTAAACGTGTATTGCGCGCGATGATTTACTACCCAATGAACGTGGGGCGTAATTTTGATGAAATCATGCGTGTGATTGATGCTTTGCAAATGGCCGATGCCAATAAGGTGGTGTGCCCAGCCAATTGGATGGATGGTAAAGATGTGATGATTCCTGCGCCAATCACCATGGGCGATGCGGAGCGTCGTGCAGAGAGCAAAGATTATCAAGTGACTGATTGGTACTTTGCCATGAAAAAAATGCCAGAAACGCTATTAAGGAAAGGAGACTAA
- a CDS encoding dodecin, whose translation MTCLHILTNLSNLLAVLPLASDDAIRNAIAKAALTVKHMDWFEVVETRGHIVNGQIAHYQVTIKVGFRIED comes from the coding sequence ATGACATGTCTGCACATACTTACAAACTTATCGAACTTGTTGGCAGTTCTGCCGTTGGCATCTGATGATGCTATCCGTAACGCGATTGCTAAAGCAGCGTTAACCGTTAAACATATGGATTGGTTTGAAGTGGTTGAAACCCGTGGCCATATTGTGAATGGTCAGATAGCGCATTACCAAGTCACCATCAAGGTTGGTTTTAGAATAGAAGATTAG
- the ycaC gene encoding isochorismate family cysteine hydrolase YcaC, whose product MNKPYVRLDRDNAVVLLVDHQAGLLSLVRDIDPDRFKNNVLALADAAKYFKLPTILTTSFENGPNGPLMPELKAMFPDAPFIARPGQINAWDNEDFVKAIKATGKKQLIIAGVVTEVCVAFPALAAIEEGFEVFVVADASGTFNEMTRDAAWQRMAAAGAQFMTWFGVACELHRDWRNDVEGLATLLSNHIPDYRNLITSFNAQSGKK is encoded by the coding sequence ATGAACAAACCATATGTACGTCTAGACCGCGATAACGCAGTAGTTTTATTAGTAGATCACCAAGCAGGCCTGTTATCTTTAGTGCGTGATATTGATCCAGACCGTTTCAAGAACAATGTGCTGGCACTAGCAGATGCAGCTAAATACTTTAAGTTGCCAACCATCTTAACCACCAGCTTTGAGAATGGCCCGAACGGCCCATTGATGCCAGAGCTTAAAGCGATGTTCCCGGATGCACCTTTCATTGCTCGCCCAGGCCAAATCAACGCTTGGGATAATGAAGATTTTGTGAAGGCGATTAAAGCCACAGGTAAGAAGCAGTTGATTATCGCCGGTGTGGTCACAGAGGTATGCGTAGCGTTCCCAGCACTGGCTGCGATTGAAGAAGGTTTTGAGGTGTTCGTGGTAGCGGATGCTTCAGGTACGTTTAATGAAATGACACGTGATGCTGCATGGCAACGCATGGCAGCGGCAGGTGCACAATTCATGACTTGGTTTGGGGTGGCTTGTGAGTTGCATCGTGACTGGCGTAATGATGTGGAAGGTTTGGCAACATTGCTATCTAACCATATCCCGGACTACCGTAACCTGATTACTTCATTTAACGCGCAAAGCGGTAAAAAATAG
- a CDS encoding alginate export family protein, with protein MNKQIKTSCVNPMRLKASLAIMAAAITFPALAADYIVHDTDEPETQSVHPHESILAEDVPFGAPNAKPPPYTMLRYTERYSHLADSAKRTDPFDRLKYIPLDSENPESYLSFGGEIRERYEQSHNQAFGIKGADSEHYGLQRIMLHADLHANERLRFFVQGISSVQFGGEQKLDVNQNPLDLQQAFVDYTFGDPSPNGNRQTIRAGRFSMSYGSGRLIATRAGPNTQLKFDGLQFIHSNEGNKKLYAFVTRPVKEDRYEADKPNQAQTFSGIYASTPISAASGTNVDAYYLNYRNEEAAYVGSKGVENRHTLGLRWFGKTGQWDYDWEAVAQLGEVGDQYIRAWTFASDTGYTFKDTAWHPRLGIKADIASGDSNKKDGKLETFNPLFFKANYFNDAAFFRPANLADIHASLQMQPREDLTITFGSDFIWKHTKQDAIYATTGSVLLPANNASKYVGTALEAAAQWKVNQHVVATASYVHMYTGSQVDKAGGGDIDYLATWVSFIW; from the coding sequence ATGAACAAACAGATCAAAACCTCTTGTGTGAACCCCATGCGTTTGAAGGCATCATTAGCGATAATGGCCGCTGCCATCACTTTTCCAGCCTTGGCCGCAGATTATATAGTCCATGATACCGATGAGCCTGAAACACAATCCGTTCATCCTCATGAGTCTATACTGGCAGAAGATGTGCCGTTTGGTGCGCCAAACGCTAAGCCGCCGCCTTATACCATGCTGCGCTACACCGAGCGCTACTCTCACTTGGCTGATTCGGCAAAGCGCACCGACCCTTTTGATAGGTTGAAATACATTCCATTAGACTCTGAAAACCCAGAAAGCTACCTCTCTTTCGGCGGCGAGATAAGAGAGCGCTACGAGCAGTCGCACAACCAAGCGTTTGGCATCAAGGGCGCAGACAGTGAACATTATGGCCTGCAAAGAATCATGCTGCATGCAGACCTGCATGCCAATGAGCGCCTCAGATTCTTTGTGCAGGGAATATCCAGTGTGCAGTTTGGGGGCGAGCAAAAGTTAGACGTGAACCAAAACCCACTCGACCTGCAACAAGCTTTTGTCGACTATACCTTTGGAGACCCAAGCCCTAATGGCAATAGGCAAACCATCCGTGCCGGCAGATTCTCCATGAGTTACGGCTCTGGGCGCTTAATTGCCACGCGAGCAGGACCAAATACTCAACTGAAATTTGATGGCTTACAGTTTATACACTCTAACGAAGGCAATAAAAAACTGTATGCGTTTGTGACACGCCCGGTAAAAGAAGATAGATACGAGGCCGATAAGCCAAATCAGGCACAAACTTTCAGTGGCATTTATGCCAGCACGCCCATAAGCGCTGCATCTGGCACCAATGTGGATGCCTACTACTTAAACTACCGCAACGAAGAAGCCGCTTACGTGGGGTCCAAAGGTGTTGAGAATAGACACACTTTAGGCCTGCGCTGGTTTGGCAAGACTGGGCAATGGGATTACGACTGGGAAGCCGTGGCGCAACTGGGCGAGGTTGGCGACCAATACATTCGCGCCTGGACCTTTGCCAGTGATACCGGTTACACCTTTAAAGACACGGCTTGGCACCCACGCTTAGGCATCAAAGCGGATATCGCAAGTGGCGACAGCAATAAAAAAGACGGCAAATTAGAAACCTTTAACCCACTATTTTTTAAAGCGAATTATTTCAATGATGCCGCGTTTTTTCGCCCAGCGAATCTGGCCGACATTCATGCTTCACTGCAGATGCAACCTAGAGAAGACCTTACCATCACGTTTGGTAGTGATTTCATCTGGAAACATACCAAGCAAGATGCCATTTACGCAACAACAGGCAGTGTGCTGTTACCTGCTAACAATGCATCTAAATATGTAGGCACTGCATTAGAAGCTGCCGCCCAATGGAAGGTTAATCAGCATGTGGTCGCCACTGCATCCTATGTGCATATGTACACAGGCTCACAAGTGGACAAGGCTGGTGGCGGTGACATTGATTACCTTGCTACTTGGGTTAGTTTTATTTGGTAA
- a CDS encoding surface-adhesin E family protein, giving the protein MKKLLTTLLLTFFSINAVAGWTEFGGSSSDGSVKIYYDKVTTRNHDHVARIWRIKDYMKPQASNNTTYLSEKSLLEVNCKTKMRRTMAYTLYKQNMGGGESVLKNSNPAEWEYIAPDITGEAARRLYCGKE; this is encoded by the coding sequence ATGAAAAAACTGCTCACCACGCTACTCCTTACGTTTTTCAGCATTAACGCAGTAGCTGGGTGGACCGAGTTTGGCGGCTCGAGCAGTGATGGTAGCGTTAAGATTTATTACGACAAAGTTACTACCCGTAACCATGACCATGTTGCGAGGATTTGGCGAATAAAAGACTACATGAAACCCCAAGCAAGCAACAATACGACTTATCTTTCAGAGAAGTCATTGCTTGAAGTCAATTGTAAAACCAAGATGCGTAGAACCATGGCGTACACCTTATACAAGCAAAACATGGGCGGCGGTGAGTCTGTACTTAAAAATAGCAACCCTGCCGAATGGGAATATATTGCCCCTGATATTACAGGTGAGGCGGCACGCAGACTGTATTGCGGTAAAGAGTAA